One window of Aliarcobacter lanthieri genomic DNA carries:
- a CDS encoding M16 family metallopeptidase produces MSANSLPKYYTKTLDNGLQIVAIPMENNSNVISTDIFYKVGSRNEVMGKSGIAHMLEHLNFKSTKNLDAGEFDEIVKGFGGINNAGTSFDYTHYFIKSSSKNADKSLELFAELMQNLTLKDEEFQPERDVVAEERRWRTDNNPMGYLQFRLFNTAYIYHPYHWTPIGFMDDIQNWTIEDIKDFHSTYYQPQNAIVVVAGDISKDEVFKLAENHFKKIKNKKDIQTNIHTIEPKQDGERRAIINKESAVEMLAITYHIPNFEHKDQIALSTLSQLLSSGKSSILQKVLVDEKRLANSVYAYNMELKDPGVFMFLAVANENIDALKIEKEILDIIAKIQKGEVSQKDLDKIKINTKADFIFSLESSSEVASLYGTYLVRDNIKPLLDYEKNLENLKIEDIVEVVKKYLIKSNSTTLILKEDKK; encoded by the coding sequence ATGAGTGCAAATAGCTTGCCAAAATATTATACAAAAACTTTAGATAATGGTCTACAAATAGTAGCAATTCCTATGGAAAATAATTCAAATGTAATTTCTACTGATATTTTTTACAAAGTTGGAAGTAGAAACGAAGTGATGGGTAAAAGTGGAATTGCTCATATGTTAGAGCATTTAAATTTTAAATCTACAAAAAATTTAGATGCTGGTGAGTTTGATGAAATTGTAAAAGGTTTTGGTGGAATAAATAATGCAGGTACTAGCTTTGACTATACACACTATTTTATAAAATCATCTTCGAAAAATGCTGATAAATCTTTGGAATTATTTGCAGAACTTATGCAAAACTTAACTCTAAAAGATGAAGAATTTCAACCAGAACGTGATGTTGTAGCAGAAGAAAGAAGATGGAGAACAGACAATAATCCTATGGGATATTTACAGTTTAGATTATTTAATACAGCATATATTTATCATCCATATCATTGGACTCCTATTGGATTTATGGATGATATTCAAAACTGGACTATTGAAGATATAAAAGATTTTCACTCAACTTATTATCAGCCACAAAATGCAATTGTTGTAGTTGCTGGTGATATTTCAAAAGATGAAGTATTTAAATTAGCTGAAAATCATTTTAAAAAAATAAAAAATAAAAAAGATATACAAACAAACATTCATACAATTGAACCAAAGCAAGATGGAGAAAGAAGAGCAATTATTAACAAAGAATCTGCAGTTGAAATGTTAGCAATCACTTATCATATTCCAAATTTTGAACATAAAGATCAAATTGCTTTAAGTACTTTATCTCAACTACTAAGCAGTGGTAAAAGTTCTATTTTACAAAAAGTCTTAGTTGATGAAAAAAGATTAGCTAATTCAGTTTACGCTTATAATATGGAGTTAAAAGATCCTGGAGTATTTATGTTTTTAGCTGTTGCGAATGAAAATATTGATGCTTTAAAAATAGAAAAAGAGATTTTAGATATAATTGCGAAAATTCAAAAGGGTGAAGTTTCACAAAAAGATTTAGATAAAATCAAAATCAATACAAAAGCTGATTTTATTTTTTCACTAGAAAGCTCAAGTGAAGTTGCATCTTTATATGGAACATATCTTGTAAGAGATAACATAAAACCTCTTTTAGATTATGAAAAAAATCTTGAGAATTTAAAGATTGAAGATATTGTTGAAGTTGTAAAAAAATACTTAATAAAATCAAATTCAACAACTCTGATTTTAAAAGAAGACAAAAAATAA
- a CDS encoding quinone-dependent dihydroorotate dehydrogenase, whose amino-acid sequence MFNYETLKKILFLFDPERAHHIAEFSLKTVGGCKILSSYMEKRNYINNEKLHQEIFGLKFENPVGLAAGFDKNATMIKSMKSMGFGFTEIGTMTPMPQDGNPKPRMFRYPEQKSVQNAMGFNNLGSHTVLKNLKKIYPFSIPIGANIGKNKTTPEEFALNDYKSLIKKFREHSDYLVINISSPNTPNLRDLQNEKFISELFTMAKNLTQKPILLKIAPDMEENQAIELCKTAISNGADGIIATNTTIDYSLVHNCKDFGGLSGACLTKKSAQLFKAIGKELYGKTILISVGGISNGKEAYERIKDGASLVQAYSGLIFEGPSMVRKINEEILELLKEDGFNSISEAIGANLR is encoded by the coding sequence TTGTTTAACTATGAAACATTAAAGAAAATACTATTTTTATTTGATCCAGAAAGAGCACATCACATTGCTGAATTTAGCTTAAAAACAGTTGGTGGATGCAAAATTTTAAGTTCATATATGGAAAAAAGAAATTATATAAATAATGAAAAATTACATCAAGAAATTTTTGGATTAAAATTTGAAAATCCAGTTGGACTTGCCGCTGGTTTTGATAAGAATGCAACTATGATAAAATCTATGAAAAGCATGGGATTTGGTTTTACTGAAATTGGTACTATGACACCTATGCCACAAGATGGAAATCCAAAACCTAGAATGTTTAGATATCCAGAACAAAAAAGTGTTCAAAATGCAATGGGATTTAATAATTTAGGTTCTCATACTGTTTTAAAAAACTTAAAAAAAATTTATCCTTTTTCTATACCGATTGGTGCAAATATTGGAAAAAACAAAACTACTCCTGAAGAATTTGCACTAAATGATTATAAAAGTTTAATCAAAAAGTTTAGAGAGCATAGTGATTATTTAGTAATAAATATCTCTAGTCCAAATACTCCAAATTTAAGAGATTTACAAAATGAGAAATTTATTAGTGAACTTTTTACTATGGCAAAAAATTTAACACAAAAACCAATTTTATTAAAAATTGCTCCTGATATGGAAGAAAATCAAGCAATAGAATTATGTAAAACTGCTATTTCTAATGGAGCAGATGGAATAATAGCAACAAATACAACTATTGATTATAGTTTAGTACATAATTGTAAAGATTTTGGTGGATTAAGTGGGGCTTGTTTAACTAAAAAATCTGCTCAACTTTTTAAAGCAATAGGAAAAGAGTTATATGGTAAAACAATTTTAATAAGTGTTGGTGGAATTTCAAATGGTAAAGAAGCATATGAAAGAATAAAAGATGGAGCTTCTCTAGTTCAAGCTTATTCTGGACTTATTTTTGAAGGACCATCAATGGTGAGAAAAATCAATGAAGAAATTTTAGAACTTCTAAAAGAAGATGGATTTAACTCAATTAGTGAAGCAATTGGAGCAAATTTAAGATAA
- a CDS encoding ABC transporter ATP-binding protein codes for MKDFFKQYSPFYKNYKLEIFYAFIGILMVASATAGTAYAIQPLLDDIFINKDVNMLYIMPFIVVGLYAIKGFGGYIQAYFISYIGQDITRIVRDKLFSHVLKLDISFFQKTHGGELVSRIINDINRIQSAVSNNLAEIIRESLTIVALVALVIYRSPELAFYGLVILPLAIYPLTRLAKRMKKLSFKSQESNSDITSSLTESFNNIEIIKANSTENIETKKFSVFNMIFFKYNMKAVKTNELTSPLMETLGAIAFGTVILVGGSKVVSGELTTGEFSSFIAALFMLYTPIKRISSLYNKMQDAFAANERINNIFAIKPNIVSGQITQIEDIKNIRFSNVSLKYDDLEALKNINLEANKGEIIALVGDSGGGKSSLINLLVRFYDVNSGQISIDNQNIKDFDLKTLRDSISIVTQRVYIFNDTIASNVAYGQEVDEIKVIESLKKAHAYEFVSKMKKGIHTTLDEFGTNLSGGQRQRIAIARALYKEPKILILDEATSALDNKSESIISEVINEVSPNRITIVIAHRLSTIKNASKIAVFKSGEIVDIGTQEELLKNSKEYQRLYNSANF; via the coding sequence ATGAAAGATTTTTTTAAACAATACTCACCATTTTATAAAAATTATAAATTAGAAATATTTTATGCCTTTATAGGAATACTAATGGTTGCTTCAGCAACAGCTGGAACAGCTTATGCAATTCAACCACTTTTAGATGATATTTTTATAAATAAAGATGTAAATATGCTTTATATTATGCCTTTTATTGTTGTAGGTTTATATGCCATTAAAGGTTTTGGTGGTTATATTCAAGCATATTTCATTTCTTATATTGGTCAAGATATTACAAGAATTGTAAGGGATAAACTATTTTCACATGTATTAAAATTAGATATTTCATTTTTTCAAAAAACTCATGGTGGTGAACTTGTTAGTAGAATAATAAATGATATAAATAGAATTCAAAGTGCCGTTTCAAACAATTTAGCAGAAATCATTAGAGAAAGTTTAACTATTGTTGCTTTAGTCGCTTTAGTTATTTATCGTTCTCCTGAACTTGCTTTTTATGGTTTAGTTATACTTCCTCTTGCTATTTATCCATTAACAAGATTAGCAAAAAGGATGAAAAAACTATCTTTTAAATCCCAAGAAAGCAACTCTGATATTACTTCATCTTTAACTGAATCATTTAATAATATTGAAATCATAAAAGCAAATTCTACAGAAAATATAGAAACAAAAAAATTCTCAGTTTTTAATATGATATTCTTTAAATATAATATGAAAGCGGTTAAAACAAATGAACTAACTTCACCTTTAATGGAAACATTAGGAGCAATTGCATTTGGTACTGTTATTTTAGTAGGTGGAAGTAAAGTTGTAAGTGGAGAACTTACTACTGGTGAATTTAGCTCATTTATTGCTGCACTTTTTATGCTTTATACTCCAATTAAAAGAATTTCATCTTTATACAATAAAATGCAAGATGCTTTTGCTGCAAATGAGAGAATAAATAATATTTTTGCTATAAAACCTAATATTGTTTCAGGACAAATTACTCAAATTGAAGATATAAAAAATATAAGATTTTCAAATGTTAGTCTAAAATATGATGATTTAGAAGCACTTAAGAATATAAATCTTGAAGCAAATAAAGGTGAAATTATCGCTTTAGTTGGTGATAGTGGTGGAGGTAAATCTTCACTTATAAATCTTCTTGTAAGATTTTATGATGTAAATAGTGGTCAAATATCAATAGACAATCAAAATATAAAAGATTTTGATTTAAAAACTCTAAGAGATAGCATTTCAATTGTTACTCAAAGAGTATATATTTTTAATGATACAATAGCTTCAAATGTTGCTTATGGACAAGAAGTTGATGAAATTAAAGTTATAGAATCATTAAAAAAAGCTCATGCTTATGAGTTTGTATCAAAAATGAAAAAAGGTATTCATACAACTTTAGATGAATTTGGAACAAACTTAAGTGGTGGTCAAAGACAAAGAATTGCAATTGCAAGAGCTTTATATAAAGAACCAAAAATTTTAATATTAGATGAAGCTACTTCAGCCTTAGATAATAAAAGTGAATCAATTATTAGTGAGGTTATAAATGAAGTAAGCCCAAATAGAATAACTATTGTTATTGCACATAGGCTAAGTACTATAAAAAATGCTTCAAAAATTGCTGTATTTAAAAGTGGTGAGATTGTAGATATTGGCACTCAAGAAGAACTTTTGAAGAATAGTAAAGAGTACCAAAGGCTATATAATTCAGCAAATTTTTGA
- the murJ gene encoding murein biosynthesis integral membrane protein MurJ, translated as MKIGNIKLIKSIFTNSTGILVSRITGFVRDLMTASILGANIYSDIFFIAFKFPNLFRSIFADGAFTQAFIPSYAKSKYKIRFSSIIFLQLIGFLIVLSLFVTLFSHIVAKAFAIGFTKETVDLAAPLFAINFYYLPLIFIVTFMGALLQYKNHFATTAYSTALLNLSMIASLIIAKGLDNYTITFYLSFGVIAGGILQVIVHLIAIKKANLCKIFTFRKHKKKEENKFYKNFLAATFGSSTLHISAFIDTWLASFLVSGSISYLYYANRVFQLPLAIFAIATSIALFPMVARAIKNKDENQALKLMKKSSLILLAVLSISMIIGIIFDNFIIKLLFERGAFTNEDTKNTALILTMYLIGLIPFGLAKIFSLWLYAKEQQMLTAKISMKSLLWNIVFSLALIYPFQAAGLAFASTISGFILFYLTIKAFGFNNFIKMFKKS; from the coding sequence ATGAAAATAGGAAATATAAAATTAATAAAATCAATTTTTACAAATAGCACTGGTATTTTAGTATCTAGAATCACTGGATTTGTAAGAGATTTAATGACTGCGTCAATATTAGGAGCAAATATATATTCAGATATATTTTTTATTGCTTTTAAATTTCCAAATTTATTTAGAAGTATATTTGCAGATGGTGCTTTTACACAAGCTTTTATCCCCTCTTATGCAAAATCAAAATACAAAATTCGTTTTTCATCTATTATATTTTTACAATTAATAGGTTTTTTAATTGTTTTATCTTTATTTGTTACACTCTTCTCTCATATTGTAGCAAAAGCTTTTGCTATTGGGTTTACAAAAGAAACAGTTGATCTAGCAGCACCACTTTTTGCTATAAATTTTTATTATCTTCCTTTAATATTTATTGTTACTTTTATGGGAGCATTACTTCAATATAAAAACCATTTTGCAACAACTGCTTACTCAACTGCACTTTTAAATCTTTCAATGATTGCTAGTTTAATAATTGCAAAAGGCTTAGATAATTATACAATTACTTTTTATCTATCTTTTGGAGTTATTGCTGGCGGAATTTTACAAGTAATAGTACATTTAATAGCTATAAAAAAAGCAAATCTATGTAAAATATTTACTTTTAGAAAACATAAAAAAAAGGAAGAAAATAAATTTTATAAGAATTTTCTAGCGGCAACCTTTGGTTCTTCAACTTTACATATTTCTGCTTTTATAGATACATGGTTAGCATCATTTTTAGTAAGTGGGTCAATATCATACTTATATTATGCAAATAGAGTTTTTCAGCTACCATTAGCAATTTTTGCAATAGCAACTTCAATAGCCCTATTTCCTATGGTAGCACGTGCAATAAAAAATAAAGATGAAAATCAAGCTTTAAAATTGATGAAAAAATCATCTCTTATTTTACTAGCTGTTCTAAGTATTTCTATGATTATAGGTATAATTTTTGATAATTTTATTATAAAACTTCTATTTGAAAGAGGAGCTTTTACAAACGAAGATACTAAAAATACAGCTTTAATTTTAACTATGTATTTAATAGGTTTAATTCCATTTGGTTTAGCAAAAATTTTTTCATTATGGCTTTATGCAAAAGAACAACAAATGCTTACTGCTAAAATATCAATGAAAAGTTTACTTTGGAATATAGTTTTTTCATTAGCTTTAATATATCCTTTTCAAGCAGCAGGACTTGCTTTTGCTAGTACTATTAGTGGATTTATACTATTCTACCTTACTATCAAAGCCTTTGGATTTAATAATTTTATTAAAATGTTTAAAAAGTCTTAA
- a CDS encoding endonuclease/exonuclease/phosphatase family protein, with amino-acid sequence MYKYLIIFIFSLFLNAQNLKIASYNVENFFDLKYDKTEYNEFIPNNSFLWNQKNFNIKLNNIVKVIEDIDADIIALQEIENESLMKLLKQKLTKYNYYSFIKYQNSAVGLGFLSKIEIKNSASIDVKFTNAIYRPILETTFIKDGIEFKIFNNHWPSKRASETYRVKYAKTLQDRLKKLPNDYDYILLGDFNSDYNEFETFKKNIKLNHTNGITGINHILNTTIDNEFITLENILGNNKRIHYNLWLDLKGFERFSTKFKNQNNTPDNIIIPASLFDNKKLSYTPNSFSVFKPDYLYKNGEINRWKMSEGIKNKIHKGEGFSDHLPIFAEFSLKIDDINPINKININQQITDIKTLYDKNKLVLPAFLNNVIVIYKNENQAIIKINNDRAIYIFKDAKDLKLGYSYNIQVNEIYDFYGLKEIKEFIILKENDEIKNYKSLFLDASKINIFDFKYENEIITNLSGEIRKGKLFFNNKTIKLFAKDKSILPKDGEKITIIEAQLASFKGNIQIVFHKKTDYKVEK; translated from the coding sequence TTGTATAAATATTTGATTATTTTTATTTTTAGTCTATTTTTAAATGCTCAAAATTTAAAAATTGCTTCATATAATGTTGAAAACTTTTTTGATTTAAAATATGATAAAACAGAATATAATGAATTTATACCAAATAACAGTTTTTTATGGAATCAAAAAAATTTTAACATAAAATTAAATAATATAGTTAAAGTAATAGAAGATATAGATGCAGATATTATAGCATTACAAGAAATTGAGAATGAAAGTTTGATGAAACTTCTAAAACAAAAACTTACAAAGTATAATTATTATAGTTTCATTAAATACCAAAATTCAGCTGTTGGTTTAGGTTTTTTGTCAAAGATAGAGATAAAAAATTCAGCTTCTATTGATGTAAAGTTTACAAATGCTATATATCGACCTATTTTAGAAACAACTTTTATAAAAGATGGAATTGAATTTAAGATATTTAATAATCACTGGCCATCTAAAAGAGCAAGTGAAACGTATAGAGTAAAATATGCAAAAACTTTGCAAGATAGATTAAAAAAACTACCTAATGACTATGACTATATTTTACTTGGAGATTTTAACTCTGATTATAATGAATTTGAAACATTTAAAAAAAATATAAAGTTAAATCATACAAATGGTATTACAGGGATAAACCATATTTTAAATACAACTATTGATAATGAATTTATAACTTTAGAAAATATTTTAGGAAATAATAAAAGAATTCACTATAATTTATGGTTAGATCTAAAAGGTTTTGAAAGATTTTCAACAAAATTTAAAAATCAAAATAATACTCCTGATAATATTATAATTCCAGCTTCTCTTTTTGATAATAAAAAACTATCATATACTCCAAATAGTTTTTCAGTTTTTAAACCAGATTATCTTTATAAAAATGGTGAAATCAATAGATGGAAAATGAGTGAAGGAATAAAAAATAAAATACATAAAGGAGAAGGTTTTTCTGATCATTTACCAATATTTGCAGAATTCTCACTTAAAATTGATGATATAAATCCTATAAATAAAATAAATATAAATCAACAAATAACTGATATTAAAACCTTATATGATAAGAATAAGCTTGTTTTACCTGCTTTTTTAAATAATGTCATAGTAATTTATAAAAATGAAAATCAAGCAATAATCAAAATAAACAATGATAGAGCTATATATATTTTTAAAGATGCAAAAGACTTAAAATTAGGATATTCTTATAATATTCAAGTAAATGAAATATATGATTTTTATGGATTAAAAGAGATAAAAGAATTTATAATTTTAAAAGAAAATGATGAAATCAAAAATTATAAATCATTATTTTTAGATGCTTCAAAAATTAATATTTTTGACTTTAAATATGAGAATGAAATTATCACTAATCTAAGTGGAGAAATAAGAAAAGGAAAGCTATTTTTTAATAATAAAACTATTAAACTTTTTGCAAAGGATAAATCAATACTTCCAAAAGATGGTGAAAAAATAACTATTATAGAAGCACAACTTGCTTCTTTTAAAGGAAATATACAAATAGTTTTCCATAAAAAAACAGATTATAAAGTAGAAAAATGA
- a CDS encoding Fur family transcriptional regulator translates to MTNFANLLKEYDLKVTPQRVAIVEELYKNGHMNIDDLYKKLLERFPSVSLATIYKNINSMVEKVFLSEVKIPNARTVYELVKAEHAHLVCSQCGFIEDIMLDTSDVIEQVSKISSFKVDYTNIVLNGICSNCSK, encoded by the coding sequence ATGACAAATTTTGCAAATTTGCTCAAAGAGTATGATCTAAAAGTAACACCACAAAGAGTTGCTATTGTAGAAGAACTCTATAAAAATGGGCATATGAATATTGACGATTTATATAAAAAATTGTTAGAAAGATTTCCATCGGTTTCTTTAGCAACAATTTATAAAAACATTAATTCAATGGTTGAAAAAGTATTTTTAAGTGAAGTAAAAATTCCAAATGCAAGAACAGTTTATGAATTAGTAAAAGCTGAACATGCTCATCTTGTTTGTTCTCAATGTGGATTTATTGAAGATATTATGCTTGATACTAGTGATGTTATAGAACAAGTTTCAAAAATAAGTTCTTTTAAAGTTGACTACACAAATATTGTTTTAAATGGTATTTGTTCTAATTGTTCTAAATAG
- the ybeY gene encoding rRNA maturation RNase YbeY has protein sequence MIDLDNQTNFDINLSKLEEISSLLTKREIELLIVYNPTIQEINKEYRQKDKPTDVLSFPFEGDFEHLPLGTIVISIDFVKEKATEYNHKDEDELSLLFIHGLLHLLGYDHEIDMGEHRQKEEELIKKFNLPNSLIVRNS, from the coding sequence AAACAAATTTTGATATAAATTTAAGTAAATTAGAAGAAATAAGTTCATTATTAACAAAAAGAGAGATTGAGTTATTAATTGTATATAATCCTACAATACAAGAAATAAATAAAGAATATAGACAAAAAGACAAACCAACAGATGTTTTAAGTTTCCCTTTTGAAGGAGATTTTGAACATCTTCCTTTAGGAACAATAGTAATCTCAATAGATTTTGTAAAAGAAAAAGCAACAGAATATAATCACAAAGATGAAGATGAGTTAAGTTTACTATTTATTCACGGACTTTTACATCTTTTAGGGTATGACCATGAAATTGATATGGGAGAACACAGACAAAAAGAAGAAGAATTAATAAAAAAATTTAATCTTCCAAATAGTTTAATAGTTAGAAATTCATAA